In the genome of Solibacillus silvestris, one region contains:
- a CDS encoding dehydratase → MELAHLIGKTGKPFTFKVEQRHIRQFAQAIGDANPLYTDEEYAKNTPHKGIVAPLTFPVAVTPDNENDALDLGLDYRRMLHGEQQFFYTRPIRVGEMLYCQMKVTDVYEKEGKNGMMEFILFDTEIKDENGGHIVTSRTNIVYRPLVLN, encoded by the coding sequence ATGGAGCTTGCACATTTAATCGGTAAAACAGGTAAACCCTTTACCTTCAAGGTGGAGCAGCGTCATATTAGACAATTTGCGCAGGCGATTGGCGATGCGAACCCGCTTTATACGGATGAAGAATATGCCAAAAATACACCTCATAAAGGGATCGTTGCACCGTTGACGTTTCCTGTTGCCGTGACACCCGACAATGAAAATGACGCTTTGGATTTAGGGTTGGATTACAGACGAATGCTTCATGGTGAACAGCAATTTTTCTATACTCGTCCGATTCGTGTGGGAGAGATGCTGTACTGCCAGATGAAGGTGACGGATGTATATGAAAAAGAAGGAAAAAACGGCATGATGGAATTCATTTTATTCGATACAGAAATAAAAGACGAAAACGGCGGGCACATAGTAACAAGCCGAACTAATATTGTATACCGCCCGTTAGTGCTGAACTAA
- a CDS encoding acetyl-CoA synthetase, with translation MTQNVESYESIRPLLYPESVAILGASENKYKIGNIQLQALIDGKFQGEIYPIHPKAEQIAGLKSYPSLTDVPNSIDLVIFCVAYDQIKNGLIACAEKKVKAAIIFASGFSEAGEEGKKLQLELAEYAKLNNIRLLGPNCVGLVNTSNGLIGTFSSSVLDVPMSGKRGVGYVSQSGAFGVLTYMAAAQYGINFNYFISSGNEMDTTMEDYIDYMVHDDEIEVISGYIEGAKNPEKLKQAAHKALEKKKPIVLMKTGRSDAGSRAAASHTGALAGSDKIYDAFFRQHGIIRVEDAEDVIAFSKLFNPNRLPKGKNTAIITSSGGRGINEADRCEAYGLNIVRLSDETMAEMRKTLPDYASVTNPIDLTAAASFTNPEFFLDTLKVLVNSPEVDNILLTEFPHSWDEHNEYFKEFITVAKNSEKFIGFFPFPLGEITYPQTTPILIENEIAVVSGALNPVRALSQLVEYSQFLNTVQTDGMEERYEHENIDDLLTPGAVLSESEASEVLARYGIPITKRYVTLSAEEAVERALQIGFPVVLKIDSQQIPHKTEADAIRLNVSSEEEVKEAFMEIMKNARNYNPTAILNGVSVQEMLPQGTEVIIGAKNDEVFGPVIMAGLGGIFVEVFKDIAFKIAPLSRQDAGTLLDELQAKAILDGARGQVAVDKEAIIDVLLRVSQLMLDYRDQIKELDINPLIVYENGIKAADAMLVVTEESIKKELIGG, from the coding sequence ATGACTCAAAATGTAGAAAGCTATGAATCCATTAGGCCATTACTTTATCCTGAATCGGTCGCGATTTTAGGCGCATCAGAGAATAAGTACAAAATCGGCAACATTCAGCTCCAGGCACTGATTGACGGTAAATTTCAAGGCGAAATCTATCCGATCCATCCGAAAGCGGAGCAAATTGCGGGCCTGAAAAGCTACCCGTCATTGACAGATGTCCCGAATTCTATTGATCTCGTTATTTTCTGTGTAGCCTACGATCAGATTAAAAATGGCCTAATCGCCTGCGCAGAAAAAAAGGTAAAAGCTGCGATCATTTTTGCTTCCGGTTTTTCGGAGGCTGGTGAAGAAGGAAAGAAACTACAGCTGGAGTTGGCGGAATATGCCAAATTAAATAATATTCGATTGCTGGGTCCAAACTGTGTCGGTTTAGTCAATACATCGAATGGTTTAATCGGCACCTTCTCATCTTCTGTGTTAGACGTTCCAATGAGTGGTAAGCGAGGAGTTGGCTATGTGTCACAGAGCGGTGCATTCGGTGTTTTAACATATATGGCAGCAGCCCAGTATGGCATCAACTTCAACTATTTTATCAGCAGCGGAAATGAAATGGATACAACAATGGAAGATTATATCGACTATATGGTCCATGATGATGAGATTGAAGTGATCAGCGGCTATATCGAAGGAGCAAAAAACCCTGAAAAGCTGAAACAGGCAGCACATAAGGCTTTGGAAAAGAAAAAGCCGATTGTATTAATGAAAACCGGGCGTAGTGATGCCGGGAGCAGAGCAGCTGCCTCTCATACGGGAGCACTCGCTGGATCGGATAAAATCTACGATGCGTTTTTCAGGCAGCACGGCATTATTCGTGTAGAAGATGCAGAGGATGTCATTGCCTTTTCAAAATTGTTTAATCCAAATCGATTGCCAAAGGGCAAAAACACGGCGATTATTACAAGCTCCGGCGGCCGGGGCATTAATGAAGCGGATCGCTGTGAGGCATATGGATTGAATATTGTCAGACTTTCTGATGAGACAATGGCGGAAATGCGCAAGACTTTACCGGATTACGCAAGTGTTACGAACCCAATTGACTTGACTGCCGCAGCCTCTTTCACAAATCCGGAATTTTTCCTGGATACCCTAAAGGTGCTTGTGAATAGTCCTGAGGTTGATAACATCCTGCTGACAGAGTTTCCGCATAGCTGGGATGAGCATAACGAGTATTTCAAAGAGTTTATAACCGTCGCAAAAAACAGTGAAAAATTTATTGGTTTTTTCCCGTTTCCATTAGGAGAGATCACATACCCACAAACGACTCCGATCTTAATTGAAAATGAAATAGCGGTAGTATCAGGCGCATTAAACCCGGTGCGGGCATTATCACAATTAGTAGAATACAGTCAGTTTTTAAATACCGTTCAAACAGATGGGATGGAAGAACGTTATGAACATGAGAATATTGATGATTTGTTAACACCAGGTGCTGTTTTAAGTGAGTCAGAGGCGAGTGAAGTTCTAGCGAGGTATGGCATTCCAATCACTAAGCGCTATGTAACACTTTCTGCGGAAGAAGCTGTGGAAAGAGCATTGCAGATTGGGTTTCCGGTTGTGCTGAAAATCGATTCGCAGCAAATCCCTCACAAAACAGAGGCAGATGCAATTCGTTTAAATGTCTCTTCTGAAGAAGAAGTGAAGGAAGCATTCATGGAAATTATGAAAAATGCAAGGAACTACAATCCTACTGCTATTTTAAATGGTGTTTCTGTACAGGAAATGCTGCCGCAGGGGACAGAAGTGATTATCGGCGCAAAAAATGATGAAGTATTCGGACCGGTTATTATGGCTGGTTTAGGTGGCATTTTTGTTGAGGTGTTTAAGGATATCGCCTTCAAGATTGCACCATTAAGCAGACAGGATGCCGGGACACTATTGGACGAACTGCAGGCAAAGGCCATTTTGGACGGGGCTCGGGGTCAGGTAGCGGTAGATAAAGAAGCGATTATCGATGTGCTTTTAAGAGTTTCCCAGTTAATGCTTGATTATAGAGACCAAATCAAGGAATTGGATATTAATCCGCTGATTGTTTATGAAAATGGAATCAAGGCTGCAGATGCCATGCTTGTAGTGACTGAAGAGAGTATTAAAAAGGAATTGATTGGAGGATAA
- a CDS encoding MFS transporter permease: MLKTSKTVESLTYKQKVLLMVGVFMCIELGLMVSSQFSVALPKIIDDIGGIEFYSLVFTVNLTVSAIMTPIVGKMSDIYGRRQILIIGILVILVSEIITPLLVSNIYHLMIFRAIQGLGGALAAVVGLIVISDIFDLANRAKFLGFYGALNAITAIVAPTLGGIFVQYMSWHWVFYSIAPIGVIGLYLVVKYMPNIPRTENAKLDYKGISILSAAILVFVAITTFGGSRIPWLSVPMFVLVTVFVLSIFGFITSQKKVAHPVVPLRLFKYRVFVVCMLSVFAVMFAATGLIFLLPMFLQNLFGFTPTETGLFMTFRGTTSFIFAAMSGFLVVKLKDFKLVAIIAMVIFASMIFTLTFFTTSASTLALTIICLIWGTSSGVLISIFHTGIQMNLPDKDISVAMSVIQLAVAVSSLLATSFLGLFLRLPNLSQGLSYLLFACLGAVVLALGIFVITLQKRNLKIEEEEPVTEQLV, encoded by the coding sequence ATGTTAAAAACGTCTAAAACTGTTGAGTCGCTAACATATAAACAAAAGGTTTTATTAATGGTTGGGGTCTTTATGTGTATAGAATTGGGGCTTATGGTTTCCTCCCAGTTCTCAGTCGCGTTGCCTAAAATTATTGATGATATTGGCGGCATCGAATTTTACTCGCTCGTATTCACTGTAAATTTGACTGTAAGTGCAATAATGACGCCAATAGTGGGAAAAATGAGTGATATTTATGGACGCAGACAAATTTTGATTATCGGTATTTTAGTTATCTTAGTCTCGGAAATAATAACACCTTTGTTGGTATCAAATATTTACCATTTAATGATTTTCCGAGCGATACAGGGCTTGGGCGGCGCACTTGCGGCTGTAGTTGGTCTGATCGTCATCAGCGATATATTTGATTTGGCGAACAGGGCGAAGTTTTTAGGGTTTTATGGGGCATTAAATGCCATTACAGCAATAGTCGCACCTACATTGGGTGGAATATTTGTACAGTATATGTCCTGGCACTGGGTATTTTATTCGATTGCTCCAATTGGAGTGATCGGCTTGTATTTAGTCGTTAAATATATGCCGAATATTCCGAGGACAGAAAATGCAAAACTTGATTATAAGGGAATAAGTATTTTAAGTGCCGCTATTTTAGTTTTTGTTGCGATTACAACATTTGGCGGCTCAAGAATTCCTTGGCTATCTGTCCCGATGTTCGTGTTGGTAACCGTCTTTGTATTGTCGATTTTCGGTTTTATTACTAGCCAAAAGAAAGTTGCACATCCGGTCGTGCCATTACGGTTATTTAAATATCGGGTTTTTGTCGTTTGCATGTTAAGTGTTTTTGCCGTTATGTTTGCCGCAACCGGGCTAATTTTTTTATTGCCGATGTTCTTACAAAATTTATTTGGTTTTACACCAACTGAAACTGGCTTATTTATGACGTTTCGAGGGACGACTTCCTTCATATTTGCTGCAATGAGCGGATTCCTTGTTGTAAAATTGAAAGATTTCAAATTGGTTGCAATCATTGCGATGGTTATTTTTGCTTCTATGATTTTCACGTTAACGTTCTTTACAACATCTGCTTCTACATTAGCCTTAACGATTATTTGTTTAATTTGGGGAACGTCCAGCGGTGTTTTGATTTCAATTTTCCACACAGGAATTCAAATGAACTTACCTGATAAAGATATTAGTGTTGCAATGAGTGTCATTCAGTTAGCTGTTGCAGTATCGTCGTTATTGGCAACATCTTTCCTGGGACTGTTTTTACGACTTCCAAATTTAAGTCAAGGCTTATCGTACTTACTGTTTGCATGCTTAGGCGCAGTTGTTCTTGCACTTGGAATCTTTGTCATCACATTGCAAAAGCGCAATTTGAAAATAGAGGAAGAAGAACCAGTCACAGAGCAGCTTGTTTAA
- a CDS encoding transcriptional regulator, which yields MFNYITNESTQVYLERTMEEEKHRIKNFYVLSVNDAPIEKMNYSLFFDRHIEEGSIVDLEQDEGNTNTPSYIIDEEEYARNKELYYKIRLQLRKRIIEKMAISINFYIVAHSTQGSNAILNNDQLLENSIEETKAIIQNETFIGKEDTWDNFYIWLQNQLKIFILEEMILLDGIRGIKELTIEELNVKFFELLRFNLATNKSFIRKFSHNVDHYLKEWQRRLINEINNNVSASLQLGSVIEQPENGGAGSDALQPKYMSNYANVLNNVAYHVVRESIYKKKFVIGDEGIWPKYIFEKGNTSGNLQIIPFIKENRNFNSAYENMQQIASNLVRQMSIIDVDVLDILCHLYLQLAKNLDDIVEIELRDILTMRGLRPKLNGDGRRGGFETKQREQVIHSLKVIQSLWLTIDKTVMYKNNKPIQVEVQGRTFLFKNANGEEYEVNEETCGKSITFTVDKVFAKYLVSSKRQMALLPLKAMHYHPARFNLEKKLCRYLSWRWRTQAYKGDYQQLNKVNTLLEVCGHGLNNRLPIRTRERFEKALDKLVEDKIIADWYYINWDENRAEGKGWAKYWLNTSIVIDPSPEIKEHYRSIERVKKPAKSVATSKDMQSSLQTELIQRMNRVRRNHNLTLTNIAEEIEVSASYLNKIERGLVVGSSKIQKKIWEWLERFDQSF from the coding sequence ATGTTTAATTATATAACTAATGAATCTACGCAGGTATATTTGGAACGTACAATGGAGGAAGAAAAGCACAGAATAAAAAATTTTTATGTTCTTTCGGTCAATGATGCTCCTATTGAAAAAATGAATTACAGTCTCTTTTTCGACAGACATATTGAGGAGGGCTCCATTGTCGATCTGGAACAGGATGAAGGCAATACGAATACTCCAAGTTATATTATTGATGAGGAGGAGTATGCTAGAAATAAGGAGTTATATTATAAAATTCGGTTACAGCTGCGAAAAAGAATAATTGAAAAGATGGCGATTTCCATTAACTTTTATATTGTAGCCCATAGCACTCAGGGAAGTAATGCAATATTAAATAACGATCAATTGCTAGAGAATTCTATTGAGGAAACGAAGGCAATTATACAGAATGAAACATTTATAGGTAAAGAGGATACGTGGGATAATTTTTATATTTGGCTCCAGAATCAATTAAAAATCTTTATTTTAGAGGAAATGATTCTGCTGGACGGAATCAGAGGTATCAAAGAATTAACGATAGAAGAGTTAAATGTGAAATTTTTTGAATTACTGCGCTTTAATCTGGCAACTAATAAATCATTTATTAGGAAGTTCAGTCATAATGTCGATCATTATCTTAAAGAATGGCAAAGAAGACTGATCAATGAAATAAATAATAATGTTTCCGCCTCTTTACAACTTGGTAGTGTCATCGAACAGCCTGAAAATGGTGGGGCAGGCAGTGATGCACTTCAACCGAAATACATGTCCAACTATGCAAATGTTCTGAATAATGTAGCCTATCATGTAGTGAGAGAATCGATTTATAAAAAGAAATTTGTGATAGGTGATGAAGGTATTTGGCCTAAATATATTTTTGAGAAGGGAAATACGAGCGGTAATCTTCAAATCATTCCGTTTATTAAGGAGAACCGGAACTTTAATTCTGCTTATGAAAATATGCAACAAATTGCGTCAAATTTAGTCCGGCAAATGTCCATTATCGATGTGGATGTACTAGATATTCTTTGTCATCTTTATTTACAGCTGGCAAAAAATCTAGACGATATTGTTGAAATTGAATTAAGGGATATTTTAACAATGAGGGGGCTCCGGCCTAAACTCAATGGAGATGGGCGGCGTGGGGGCTTTGAAACAAAACAGAGGGAACAGGTCATCCATTCCTTAAAGGTGATTCAAAGTCTGTGGCTAACCATTGATAAAACCGTGATGTACAAAAATAACAAGCCAATTCAGGTAGAAGTCCAAGGCAGGACCTTTTTATTCAAAAATGCAAACGGTGAGGAATATGAAGTGAATGAGGAGACTTGCGGTAAGTCCATAACATTTACGGTCGATAAAGTATTCGCGAAATATTTAGTCTCGTCCAAGCGGCAGATGGCATTACTTCCGTTAAAAGCAATGCACTATCATCCGGCACGATTTAACCTTGAGAAAAAATTATGCCGCTATTTAAGCTGGAGATGGAGGACACAGGCATATAAAGGGGACTACCAGCAATTAAACAAAGTGAATACGCTATTGGAAGTTTGCGGGCATGGGCTAAATAATCGTCTACCAATCAGAACAAGGGAGCGGTTTGAAAAGGCGCTGGATAAATTAGTGGAGGATAAAATTATTGCCGACTGGTACTATATCAACTGGGATGAAAATAGAGCGGAAGGAAAGGGCTGGGCCAAATATTGGCTAAATACTTCCATCGTTATCGATCCTTCTCCTGAAATAAAAGAACATTACCGGTCGATTGAGAGAGTGAAGAAGCCCGCCAAGTCTGTTGCGACTAGTAAGGATATGCAGAGCAGTCTCCAGACAGAGCTCATCCAGCGTATGAATCGAGTACGCAGGAATCATAACCTTACGCTAACGAATATCGCGGAGGAAATTGAAGTTTCTGCTTCGTATTTAAATAAAATCGAGAGAGGGCTTGTTGTAGGTTCCTCTAAAATTCAAAAGAAAATATGGGAATGGCTAGAGCGATTTGACCAAAGCTTCTGA
- a CDS encoding thiolase — MEKIREKYAIVGVGESNRSKNSGVTPLELALEAARAALADAGLEAKDIDGFMSYSEMDSCNPHQVATYLGVRPKVVKEMFGGGSSTELLIAEAIGLIETGQANTVLIFRSMNGRSGVRMGGGGFSIDALQNGFDGGSFIIPYGAGSPGQWFGLFATRHMHLNGLTQEHLGHVCTSFYEHAQRNPKAFFYGKPLTMEEYMSTAHLSSPFTKHDYCLESDEANAIIVTSTERAKDCKSVPVKILGMAAREVVSHAHYWKNIDEVAADYVAPRLYENAGVSPEDIKVASIYDCFSWVVLRQLEAYGLVPKGEVGDFVSAGNLRMDGKLPTNTAGGMLSEGYTHGMNNVLEIVRQVRREYEGTERQVKDTELAICTGWTGPDVAGAMILCK; from the coding sequence ATGGAAAAAATCAGGGAAAAATATGCCATTGTTGGTGTAGGCGAAAGTAATCGTTCGAAAAATTCCGGGGTTACCCCATTGGAATTGGCGTTGGAAGCAGCACGGGCTGCACTAGCAGATGCAGGTTTGGAAGCAAAAGACATTGATGGGTTCATGAGCTATTCGGAGATGGATTCTTGTAATCCGCATCAGGTGGCAACATATTTAGGGGTTCGGCCTAAAGTTGTGAAAGAAATGTTCGGCGGGGGGAGCAGTACCGAGCTCTTAATCGCAGAGGCCATTGGTTTGATTGAAACAGGACAGGCAAATACCGTGCTTATTTTCCGCTCGATGAATGGACGCTCCGGTGTCCGCATGGGTGGGGGCGGATTCAGTATTGATGCCCTTCAAAACGGTTTTGATGGCGGGAGCTTTATTATTCCTTATGGGGCAGGCAGTCCAGGGCAATGGTTCGGGTTGTTTGCCACTCGCCATATGCATTTGAACGGCTTGACACAGGAGCATTTAGGGCATGTTTGCACAAGCTTTTACGAGCATGCACAGCGGAATCCGAAAGCATTTTTTTACGGGAAGCCATTGACGATGGAAGAATATATGAGCACGGCACATTTAAGTTCACCATTTACAAAGCATGACTACTGTTTGGAGTCGGATGAGGCAAACGCGATTATTGTAACTTCCACAGAGCGTGCCAAAGACTGCAAATCCGTTCCTGTAAAAATTTTAGGCATGGCTGCAAGAGAAGTAGTATCCCACGCCCATTACTGGAAAAATATCGATGAAGTTGCAGCAGATTATGTTGCGCCACGATTATACGAGAATGCGGGCGTTTCACCTGAGGATATTAAGGTTGCATCGATTTATGACTGTTTCAGCTGGGTTGTTTTACGTCAGCTCGAGGCATACGGACTTGTACCAAAAGGCGAAGTGGGGGATTTTGTAAGTGCTGGAAACTTGCGAATGGATGGCAAGCTTCCTACAAATACAGCGGGTGGCATGCTTTCGGAAGGCTATACACACGGCATGAACAATGTATTGGAAATTGTCCGCCAAGTTCGACGTGAATATGAGGGAACAGAACGTCAGGTAAAAGATACAGAACTGGCAATTTGTACAGGTTGGACAGGACCGGATGTTGCCGGTGCCATGATTTTATGTAAATAG
- a CDS encoding acyl-CoA dehydrogenase, translating into MDFSYTSQEEQFRLELREWLENNLPEGWLDGTFKMPENQQELGQFLRNWQRKLSEGRWAAIAWPEKQGGRNATLMEEIIYHQEMVRVKAPPLVNYVGLHMVGPTLMQIGSKEQQEKYISKIITGEEVWCQGYSEPNAGSDLAAVQTTAVKDGDKWIINGQKIWTSFAHFADRCFLVARTSKGEKKHHGITCFLLDMNQPGVEVRPIIQMDGEHDFNEVYLNDAVAYESEIIGAVDDGWRVTIALLMHERTGIGAQVFSLEQQFDELVELARNVTEDHVPVIEKPDVRKRLLDLYIKSRGSLLNYYRNLTKQLKVGHPGVEGSMDKLLVSENTKELFAEAISIQGHQGLLWKKDAVYGDSYWQRNYLYAFGQTIGGGTSEIQRNTIAERILGLPKDIGK; encoded by the coding sequence ATGGACTTTTCGTACACAAGTCAGGAGGAGCAGTTTCGTCTGGAGCTTCGCGAATGGCTGGAAAATAATCTGCCGGAGGGCTGGCTGGATGGCACATTTAAAATGCCGGAAAATCAACAAGAGCTAGGCCAATTTTTACGGAATTGGCAAAGAAAACTTTCAGAGGGAAGATGGGCAGCGATTGCTTGGCCGGAAAAGCAAGGCGGCCGCAATGCGACGCTGATGGAAGAAATCATTTATCATCAGGAAATGGTTCGTGTGAAGGCACCGCCACTTGTTAACTATGTGGGCTTACATATGGTAGGTCCCACGCTCATGCAGATCGGCAGCAAGGAACAGCAGGAGAAATATATATCAAAAATTATTACCGGTGAGGAAGTATGGTGCCAAGGTTATTCTGAACCAAACGCAGGCTCGGATTTGGCTGCTGTTCAAACGACAGCGGTGAAAGACGGCGATAAGTGGATTATAAATGGGCAGAAAATCTGGACAAGCTTTGCCCATTTTGCAGATCGCTGCTTTTTAGTAGCCCGAACGAGTAAGGGCGAGAAAAAGCACCATGGGATTACATGTTTTTTATTGGATATGAATCAGCCGGGCGTCGAGGTTAGACCAATTATTCAAATGGATGGAGAGCATGATTTCAATGAGGTTTATTTGAATGATGCGGTTGCCTATGAAAGTGAAATTATCGGTGCTGTCGATGATGGATGGCGTGTAACAATTGCGTTGCTCATGCATGAAAGAACGGGCATTGGTGCACAGGTGTTCTCATTGGAACAGCAATTTGATGAGCTGGTGGAACTGGCCCGCAATGTTACGGAGGATCATGTGCCTGTAATAGAAAAGCCGGATGTCCGCAAAAGACTGCTGGATTTGTATATTAAGTCGCGCGGGTCCTTGCTGAACTATTACCGCAATTTAACTAAGCAGCTAAAAGTGGGTCATCCTGGAGTGGAAGGCTCAATGGATAAACTCTTAGTCAGCGAAAATACAAAAGAACTGTTCGCAGAAGCCATTTCAATTCAGGGGCACCAAGGACTGTTATGGAAAAAGGATGCCGTGTATGGCGACTCGTATTGGCAAAGGAATTATCTCTATGCCTTTGGTCAAACAATCGGAGGCGGTACGAGTGAAATCCAGAGAAATACAATTGCGGAGCGCATTTTAGGCCTGCCAAAGGATATTGGCAAATAA
- a CDS encoding acyl-CoA dehydrogenase, producing MDFSLSQEQEMFREYIKKFLGDMEHTKIARDYIDNKTEHVKNILSDLKELGWTKLNIPEEFEGMGLGQLDLVPIMEEFGRVLLPGLHLETNALAVPLIERFGTKEQKQYFLKEIADSDLNLTVAWLEPGGSYKEQGIRLSGEVSQGQIILNGVKTQVPDLELAQHAIVPLRIHNEITLITVDLSTPGISITPQDNFAETRKLSMVEFEQVKVPAENVIGQIGDGWGMLQEGLLYYNAALSSVAVGAMEHIVEMASEYAKIREQFGNPIGRFQAIKHRLADMKLDLETARSLSYYANWAMETFSEDRIEAICSARIFATQAFIRLASHNIQIHGGIGFTEEIDCHLFIKQAKYYENYLGSIDQYYDLAINALNWTSQNSVQTEQQPIMAHK from the coding sequence ATGGACTTTTCTCTAAGCCAGGAACAGGAAATGTTTCGGGAATATATAAAGAAATTTTTAGGGGATATGGAACATACGAAAATTGCAAGAGATTATATTGATAACAAAACAGAGCATGTAAAAAATATTTTATCGGATTTAAAGGAATTGGGCTGGACAAAATTGAATATCCCGGAAGAATTCGAGGGAATGGGCTTAGGCCAGCTCGATTTAGTGCCGATCATGGAAGAGTTCGGCAGGGTATTGCTTCCGGGTTTACACCTTGAAACAAATGCATTGGCAGTTCCTTTGATTGAACGTTTCGGAACGAAGGAGCAGAAGCAGTATTTTTTAAAGGAAATAGCCGATTCGGATTTAAATTTAACGGTGGCATGGTTAGAGCCAGGTGGCAGCTATAAAGAGCAGGGAATCCGGCTTTCTGGTGAAGTGAGTCAGGGGCAGATTATTTTAAATGGTGTGAAAACACAGGTGCCAGATTTAGAGCTCGCACAGCATGCTATAGTTCCGCTACGAATACACAATGAAATTACATTAATCACTGTGGATCTTAGCACACCGGGAATTTCAATTACACCACAGGATAATTTTGCTGAAACGAGAAAACTGTCAATGGTTGAATTTGAACAAGTGAAAGTTCCGGCTGAAAATGTTATTGGCCAAATAGGAGATGGCTGGGGAATGTTGCAGGAGGGTTTGCTTTATTATAATGCTGCGTTATCTTCCGTAGCGGTAGGTGCAATGGAGCATATAGTGGAGATGGCCAGCGAGTACGCTAAAATCCGTGAACAATTCGGAAACCCTATCGGCAGATTCCAGGCGATTAAACATCGTCTAGCAGATATGAAATTGGATTTGGAGACTGCACGTTCGCTTTCCTATTATGCAAACTGGGCAATGGAGACTTTTTCAGAAGACCGGATTGAGGCAATTTGCAGTGCGCGTATTTTTGCAACGCAGGCATTCATTCGTTTGGCGTCCCATAATATCCAAATTCATGGCGGGATTGGATTCACGGAGGAAATCGATTGCCACTTATTTATAAAGCAGGCTAAATACTACGAAAATTATTTAGGAAGCATTGATCAATATTATGATCTGGCAATTAATGCTTTAAATTGGACCAGTCAAAATTCTGTACAAACAGAGCAGCAACCTATTATGGCGCATAAATAG
- a CDS encoding dehydratase, with protein sequence MIDLSQLVEGLNLPEYKKEKVTKVQLVKYAGASGDFNPLHTDDAFAQKIGLNGVIAHGMLIMGFLGEYVNKIVSNEGTVTDFKMRFGAMTVPEDEIVCKGIVKEKTKIDGRTEVVLKLYAVKDIGEVVGSGEAIIQF encoded by the coding sequence ATGATTGATCTTAGCCAATTAGTGGAAGGGCTGAATCTGCCGGAATATAAAAAAGAAAAGGTAACAAAGGTTCAGCTTGTAAAATATGCAGGAGCTTCAGGTGATTTTAATCCTTTGCATACAGATGATGCTTTCGCCCAGAAAATCGGGTTAAATGGTGTGATTGCACACGGAATGCTAATCATGGGTTTTTTAGGAGAATACGTGAATAAAATTGTATCGAATGAAGGTACAGTAACCGATTTTAAAATGCGCTTTGGTGCCATGACCGTTCCGGAGGATGAAATTGTGTGTAAAGGAATCGTCAAGGAAAAAACGAAAATTGACGGTAGGACAGAGGTTGTTTTGAAATTATATGCAGTTAAGGACATAGGCGAGGTTGTTGGATCTGGCGAAGCCATTATCCAATTTTAA